DNA from Variovorax sp. PBL-H6:
TGGCGACGAGCGTGACCGTGAGCATGGCCGTCAGCAAGGCCGCGCCACGCTGCGGTCGTGATGCGAGGGGAGCAGGCCGCTTCATGAGGACTTGGGCGCCGAGGCGGTGGGCCGCACCCAGTCGCGTGTGAGCACGCCCGCGAGCGCCGGGCCAGGCGGAAGGCTCAACACCAGGCGGACGCCATCGGGCAATGGGGTGCCGGTGCCGAGAGCCGTAGCGCCGACCGCCGGACCCCAGACGTCGTTGCGGAAGTAGAAGAGCTGCCAGGCTTCCAGCGGCATCAAGGCGATCTCGGTGCCGCCCACCTCGTCGCTGCTGGTGCTGTCCTGTCCCCAGGCGGCTGCGCGGTCCCAGGCCTGCTGCCATTCGGGGCGGCCGGTGAGGCCGGGCGACTGCCAGCGGTACCAGCGCGCGACACCAGCGGCGTCGGACCGCAGGGTCCACGCCACCACATAGA
Protein-coding regions in this window:
- a CDS encoding PulJ/GspJ family protein, with the protein product MTRMRPTRGFTLIELLVAIAVMALLALVSWQGLEGMARAQSINRERSDAVLTLQTALSQWTADLDATVTLAQTRAMDWDGRTLRLTRRSTDSALPVVYVVAWTLRSDAAGVARWYRWQSPGLTGRPEWQQAWDRAAAWGQDSTSSDEVGGTEIALMPLEAWQLFYFRNDVWGPAVGATALGTGTPLPDGVRLVLSLPPGPALAGVLTRDWVRPTASAPKSS